The following proteins are co-located in the Microbacterium immunditiarum genome:
- the metX gene encoding homoserine O-acetyltransferase MetX, whose product MDWQTSEDTVPSAPVTEADARLLLGRPPATGAWRDGDPVGDRHFAAFGPFRTEGGRELPGYRVAFETWGELNATRDNAVLVLHALTGDSHVRGPAGPGHPTDGWWGDIVGPGAPIDTDRWFVVAPNMLGGCQGSTGPASIGPDGYEWASRFPYLTIRDQVAAQVRLADALGIDVWAGVIGGSMGGMHAMEWAVGHPDRVERVGILSAPPINTADQIALNSVQLEAIQIDPRFQGGEYYDADAGDGPHRGLALARRMALLNYRSPTELNQRFQRSWQSSVSPLGHGGRFAVESYLDFHGNKFTRRFDANSYITLVEAMNSHDVGRDRGGVEEALGRVTAKTLVLGIDSDRLFPIDGQHRVARGIRTTLDGDRAVVLTSDFGHDGFLIETEAVGRHIRRLFES is encoded by the coding sequence ATGGACTGGCAGACCTCCGAAGACACGGTGCCGAGCGCGCCCGTCACGGAGGCCGACGCGCGTCTGCTGCTCGGGCGTCCGCCCGCGACCGGCGCGTGGCGCGACGGCGACCCGGTCGGCGATCGGCACTTCGCCGCGTTCGGGCCGTTCCGCACCGAGGGCGGCCGCGAGCTGCCGGGCTACCGCGTCGCGTTCGAGACGTGGGGCGAGCTCAACGCGACGCGCGACAACGCGGTGCTCGTGCTGCACGCGCTCACGGGTGACAGCCACGTGCGCGGGCCTGCCGGCCCCGGGCATCCGACCGACGGCTGGTGGGGCGACATCGTGGGACCGGGGGCTCCGATCGACACCGATCGCTGGTTCGTCGTCGCCCCCAACATGCTGGGCGGATGCCAGGGCTCGACCGGCCCCGCGAGCATCGGGCCGGACGGGTACGAGTGGGCATCGCGCTTCCCGTACCTCACGATCCGCGACCAGGTCGCCGCGCAGGTGCGCCTGGCCGACGCGCTCGGGATCGACGTGTGGGCCGGGGTCATCGGCGGTTCGATGGGCGGCATGCACGCGATGGAGTGGGCGGTCGGCCACCCCGACCGCGTCGAACGCGTCGGCATCCTCTCGGCACCGCCCATCAACACCGCCGACCAGATCGCACTCAACTCGGTGCAGCTGGAGGCGATCCAGATCGACCCGCGCTTCCAGGGCGGCGAATACTACGATGCGGATGCCGGCGACGGACCCCACCGCGGACTCGCGCTCGCGCGGCGCATGGCGCTGCTGAACTACCGGTCCCCCACCGAGCTCAACCAGCGCTTCCAGCGGTCGTGGCAGTCCAGTGTGAGCCCGCTCGGCCACGGCGGACGCTTCGCGGTCGAGTCGTACCTCGACTTCCACGGCAACAAGTTCACGCGCCGGTTCGACGCGAACTCCTACATCACGCTCGTCGAGGCGATGAACTCGCACGACGTCGGGCGCGATCGCGGTGGAGTCGAGGAGGCGCTCGGACGCGTCACCGCCAAGACCCTCGTGCTCGGCATCGACAGCGATCGCCTGTTCCCCATCGACGGCCAGCACCGCGTCGCACGCGGCATCCGCACGACCCTCGACGGCGACCGTGCCGTCGTCCTCACGAGCGACTTCGGCCACGACGGGTTCCTCATCGAGACGGAGGCAGTCGGGCGGCACATCAGGCGCCTCTTCGAGTCGTGA
- a CDS encoding ADP-dependent NAD(P)H-hydrate dehydratase, whose protein sequence is MSGQWTADDAARHLRRPTDRDDKYSRGVVGFRTGSAQYPGAAVLGVEAAWRTGVGMVRYLGPEFACALVLQRRPETVTVDGRVQAWVVGSGTPVGGEGEPDATPRGIREIFAGHVPIVVDAGALDHAVGAAAPCIVTPHDREHDRLRSRLGLPPAEEREREASALHTASALHGVLVLKGARTIVATPSGWSTVVASGTPWLATAGTGDVLAGVIGAVVAGSLAKGADGQDRTVHAGELGELAATGVWLHGRAATTAAQARGAGGGPITALDVAEALPAAVSELLARIA, encoded by the coding sequence ATGAGCGGCCAATGGACGGCGGATGACGCGGCGCGCCACCTGCGACGGCCGACCGACCGCGACGACAAGTATTCCCGAGGTGTCGTCGGCTTCCGAACCGGGTCCGCCCAGTATCCGGGAGCGGCCGTGCTCGGCGTCGAGGCCGCGTGGCGCACGGGCGTCGGCATGGTGCGCTACCTCGGACCGGAGTTCGCTTGCGCCCTCGTGCTGCAGCGGCGCCCGGAGACCGTGACGGTCGACGGCCGCGTGCAGGCGTGGGTCGTCGGCTCCGGCACACCCGTCGGGGGCGAGGGCGAGCCGGATGCCACGCCCCGGGGCATCCGCGAGATCTTCGCCGGCCATGTCCCGATCGTCGTCGACGCGGGCGCGCTCGACCACGCCGTCGGGGCGGCGGCGCCGTGCATCGTGACACCTCACGATCGAGAGCACGACCGGCTTCGGTCGCGCCTCGGCCTCCCGCCGGCGGAAGAGCGCGAGCGCGAGGCATCCGCTCTCCACACCGCCTCGGCGCTCCACGGCGTCCTCGTGCTGAAGGGCGCGCGCACGATCGTCGCGACCCCGTCGGGCTGGTCGACGGTCGTGGCGAGCGGGACCCCGTGGCTCGCGACCGCGGGCACAGGCGACGTGCTCGCGGGAGTCATCGGGGCGGTCGTCGCCGGCTCGCTCGCGAAGGGCGCCGACGGCCAGGACCGCACCGTGCACGCTGGTGAGCTCGGCGAGCTCGCCGCGACGGGGGTGTGGCTCCACGGTCGCGCGGCGACGACCGCCGCGCAGGCGCGCGGCGCCGGGGGAGGACCCATCACCGCGCTCGACGTCGCCGAGGCGCTGCCCGCCGCCGTGTCGGAATTGCTCGCACGGATCGCGTGA
- a CDS encoding Fic family protein has translation MAHYVERLWNPGDESGFGLSRRDRQPGRYRAYVPDELGTMLPHLGEEARTAAEDALVVLGRADERLGDRGRFLSHLLIRSESISSSWIEGNRVTPKKLAIAEALQQGPRVALDVIGNVRATERAIERLADRTRPITVNDIEDLQHIIEPGLAGGIRTEQNWVGGSGYSPLRADFVPPPESEVRRLLEDLAGFVTVTVGNPVVRAAIAHAQFETIHPFTDGNGRTGRALIHTVLARADALRFVLIPISTVFAGETDAYLDGLDAYREIPPRVDDWIVGFSSAVERAAGNAVRLAAEVEELDERIVERLIAYRASRGVKPARPRSDAVTLKVLQNLANEPVLTVERVAERWGTSPSAAYRALTELAEAGILGRTKDQKGKLVCYTADEHLGLVALTERSNRVGGYDTASRRPALGPGRPPFDQVGHLLRTTGPSS, from the coding sequence ATGGCTCATTACGTGGAGCGCCTGTGGAACCCGGGCGACGAATCCGGCTTCGGGCTGAGCCGACGCGATCGCCAGCCGGGCCGATATCGGGCGTACGTCCCCGACGAACTGGGGACGATGCTGCCACACCTCGGCGAGGAGGCGCGGACCGCCGCAGAAGACGCCCTTGTCGTGCTCGGTCGTGCCGACGAGCGACTGGGCGATCGGGGCAGGTTCCTGAGTCATCTGCTCATCCGATCCGAGTCGATCTCATCGAGCTGGATCGAAGGCAACCGCGTGACCCCGAAGAAGCTGGCGATCGCGGAGGCGCTGCAGCAGGGGCCTCGTGTCGCGCTCGACGTCATCGGCAACGTCCGGGCCACCGAGCGGGCGATCGAGCGGCTCGCGGACCGCACCCGACCGATCACCGTCAATGACATCGAGGATCTGCAGCACATCATCGAACCCGGTCTCGCGGGGGGCATCCGGACCGAGCAGAACTGGGTCGGGGGCTCGGGATACAGCCCGCTGCGCGCCGACTTCGTACCGCCGCCCGAGAGCGAGGTCCGGCGTCTGCTCGAAGACCTCGCCGGATTCGTCACCGTCACCGTCGGGAACCCGGTCGTGCGGGCAGCCATCGCGCATGCGCAGTTCGAGACCATCCACCCGTTCACCGACGGGAACGGCCGGACAGGGCGAGCGCTGATCCACACCGTCCTCGCGCGTGCAGACGCGCTCCGGTTCGTGCTGATCCCCATCAGTACCGTTTTCGCGGGGGAGACCGACGCATATCTGGACGGGCTGGACGCGTACCGCGAGATACCGCCGCGGGTGGACGACTGGATCGTCGGATTCTCGAGTGCCGTCGAGCGTGCGGCGGGCAACGCCGTGAGGCTCGCCGCCGAGGTCGAGGAGCTGGACGAGCGGATCGTCGAGCGGCTGATCGCGTACCGTGCCTCGCGGGGTGTCAAGCCCGCGAGGCCTCGCAGCGATGCGGTGACGCTGAAGGTGCTGCAAAACCTCGCGAACGAGCCGGTGCTGACGGTCGAGCGCGTAGCCGAGCGATGGGGCACGTCCCCGAGCGCCGCGTACCGTGCACTCACGGAGCTCGCCGAAGCGGGAATCCTCGGCAGGACGAAAGATCAGAAGGGGAAGCTCGTCTGCTATACGGCGGACGAGCATCTCGGGCTGGTCGCACTCACTGAGCGGAGCAACCGTGTCGGCGGATACGACACCGCGTCGCGGCGGCCGGCGCTCGGCCCCGGTCGGCCGCCGTTCGATCAGGTCGGACACCTTCTGCGCACAACAGGGCCCTCATCCTGA
- a CDS encoding hemolysin family protein: MDYVMLGVGLLLTIGTGFFVASEFALVNLDRADLEARRERGESRLSLTISALKITSTHLSSAQLGITLTTLLTGYTMEPAISNLLRPVLGQWGWPDAVVRPVAAVIGVTIATILSMILGELIPKNLALAVPRHTAKIVLPFQVAFTTVFRPAVAVLNGSANGVLRLLGVEPKEELSGARTAEELSSLVRRSASAGVLEEDTATLLDRSLTFARLTAADVMTPRPSVHALAADDSVDDVVQLARRTGHSRFPVYQDSMDDIVGIVHLKAAVSVPRERRPDVPAAAIATDPLRVPEAVHLDALVSELRARGYQMAIVVDEYGGTAGVVTLEDLVEEIVGEVLDEHDRRRAGIVRAEGSVILPGELRPDEVLDRTGIRIPEGDVYDTVGGFLMSVLERIPVVGDAVEIEDGTLEVQRMDGRRVGRVRFTPAAVPDGVLDQRAESGADREGGAR, translated from the coding sequence ATGGATTACGTCATGCTGGGCGTGGGGCTCCTGCTCACCATCGGGACCGGATTCTTCGTCGCGAGCGAGTTCGCGCTCGTGAACCTCGACCGGGCCGACCTCGAAGCACGGCGCGAGCGCGGCGAGTCCCGCCTGTCGCTCACGATCAGCGCGCTCAAGATCACCTCGACTCATCTCTCGAGCGCGCAGCTCGGCATCACGCTCACGACGCTGCTCACCGGCTACACGATGGAACCGGCGATCTCGAACCTCCTGCGGCCGGTGCTCGGGCAGTGGGGGTGGCCGGATGCCGTCGTGAGGCCCGTCGCCGCGGTCATCGGCGTCACGATCGCCACGATCCTCTCGATGATCCTCGGTGAGCTGATCCCGAAGAACCTCGCTCTCGCGGTCCCGCGGCACACCGCGAAGATCGTCCTGCCGTTCCAGGTCGCGTTCACGACCGTCTTCCGTCCCGCCGTCGCGGTGCTCAACGGCAGCGCCAACGGCGTGCTCCGACTTCTCGGCGTCGAGCCGAAGGAGGAGCTCTCGGGGGCCCGCACGGCGGAGGAGCTCTCGAGCCTCGTGCGCCGCTCGGCGAGCGCCGGCGTGCTCGAAGAGGACACCGCGACGCTGCTCGACCGCAGCCTCACGTTCGCGCGCCTGACCGCGGCCGACGTCATGACCCCGCGCCCGAGCGTGCATGCGCTCGCGGCCGACGACTCGGTCGACGACGTCGTGCAGCTCGCGCGCCGCACGGGCCACAGCCGCTTCCCCGTGTACCAGGACTCGATGGACGACATCGTCGGCATCGTGCACCTCAAGGCGGCGGTGTCTGTTCCGCGTGAGCGCAGGCCGGATGTCCCGGCCGCCGCGATCGCGACCGATCCGCTGCGCGTGCCCGAGGCGGTGCACCTCGACGCGCTCGTGTCAGAGCTTCGGGCGCGCGGCTACCAGATGGCGATCGTCGTGGACGAGTATGGCGGGACGGCCGGCGTCGTGACGCTGGAGGACCTCGTCGAGGAGATCGTCGGGGAGGTGCTCGACGAGCACGACCGGCGCCGCGCGGGGATCGTGCGGGCCGAGGGCTCGGTGATCCTTCCCGGTGAGCTGCGGCCCGACGAGGTGCTCGACCGCACCGGCATCCGCATCCCCGAAGGGGACGTGTACGACACCGTCGGCGGCTTCCTCATGAGCGTGCTCGAGCGCATCCCCGTCGTCGGCGACGCCGTCGAGATCGAGGACGGCACGCTCGAGGTGCAGCGGATGGACGGCCGCCGCGTCGGCCGCGTGCGATTCACGCCCGCGGCCGTGCCGGACGGGGTTCTCGACCAGCGCGCCGAATCGGGCGCCGACCGTGAGGGCGGTGCGCGATGA
- a CDS encoding NUDIX hydrolase, with the protein MPQETPGSRVQQALAQAIGASPDAGEGPIDEPEELPVAATVVIARDAPRGPEVLLIERPDRGSFAGAWVFPGGKLEASDRAAGASGHVTDELAARRAAVRETLEETGLVLDADALVPLSHWSPPPGLPLRILTWFFVTRAPDDVTLELAADEAVSATWARPADVLERHGRGELTLYPPTWVTLYELAGQSDVDDLLAVARLGGVHSYETLARRAPSGPYMLWQEDAEYDADSAAEASETRARPRHRLSIGDLPWIYERSF; encoded by the coding sequence ATGCCCCAAGAGACTCCCGGATCCCGCGTGCAGCAAGCGCTCGCGCAGGCGATCGGAGCGAGCCCGGATGCGGGCGAGGGCCCGATCGACGAGCCTGAGGAGCTGCCGGTCGCCGCGACGGTCGTGATCGCGCGAGACGCGCCGCGCGGACCTGAGGTCCTGCTGATCGAGCGGCCCGACCGCGGCTCGTTCGCCGGCGCGTGGGTGTTCCCGGGCGGCAAGCTCGAGGCATCCGACCGCGCCGCCGGCGCGTCTGGGCACGTGACCGACGAGCTCGCCGCGCGCCGCGCGGCCGTGCGCGAGACGCTCGAGGAGACGGGGCTCGTGCTCGACGCCGACGCGCTCGTGCCCCTCTCGCACTGGAGCCCCCCTCCGGGGCTGCCGCTGCGCATCCTCACGTGGTTCTTCGTGACGCGGGCGCCAGATGACGTGACCCTCGAGCTCGCCGCCGACGAGGCGGTGTCGGCGACGTGGGCTCGCCCGGCCGATGTGCTCGAGCGCCACGGGCGCGGCGAGCTCACGCTGTATCCGCCGACGTGGGTCACGCTGTACGAGCTCGCGGGCCAGTCCGACGTCGACGATCTCCTCGCGGTGGCGCGCCTCGGCGGCGTGCACTCGTACGAGACGCTCGCGCGGCGGGCGCCGTCGGGGCCGTACATGCTGTGGCAGGAGGACGCCGAATACGACGCGGATTCCGCGGCCGAGGCATCCGAAACTCGCGCTCGCCCGCGTCACCGCCTGTCGATCGGCGACCTTCCCTGGATCTACGAGCGCTCGTTCTGA
- a CDS encoding hemolysin family protein, giving the protein MNDWAGIVWLFVLLLANAFFVGAEFAVISARRSQIEPRAEKGSRAAKTALFAMEHATLMLATCQLGITICSLLILNVSEPAIHHLLAEPLGLTGLNESLVDVISFVIALVLVSYLHVVFGEMVPKNLAFSVPDRSVLMLATPLVWISKLFHPVIVSLNWIANHAVRLFRVEPKSEAASTFTLEEVATIVSQSRIEGVLDDAAGTVAAALEFTDKKAKAIAVPLGELVTLPETTTPDEIERAVAKHGFSRYVIVDDSGEPVGYVHLKDVLRVAEGPEAAVGAAAQIPAKRVHHMVPVLETTDLEDALALMRRAGRHLAQVRDANGRTTAVLFLEDIIEELIGEVQDATRRGRR; this is encoded by the coding sequence ATGAACGACTGGGCGGGCATCGTGTGGCTGTTCGTGCTGCTGCTGGCGAACGCCTTCTTCGTCGGCGCCGAGTTCGCCGTGATCTCCGCGCGGCGATCGCAGATCGAGCCGCGCGCCGAGAAGGGCTCGCGCGCGGCGAAGACAGCGCTGTTCGCGATGGAGCACGCGACCCTCATGCTCGCGACCTGCCAGCTCGGCATCACGATCTGCTCGCTGCTGATCTTGAACGTGTCCGAGCCGGCGATCCACCACCTGCTGGCCGAGCCCCTCGGTCTCACGGGGCTCAATGAGTCGCTGGTCGACGTCATCTCGTTCGTGATCGCGCTCGTGCTCGTCTCGTACCTGCACGTCGTGTTCGGCGAGATGGTGCCGAAGAACCTCGCGTTCTCGGTGCCCGACCGGTCGGTGCTCATGCTCGCAACGCCGCTCGTGTGGATCTCGAAGCTCTTCCATCCCGTCATCGTGTCGCTCAACTGGATCGCGAACCACGCCGTGCGACTGTTCCGCGTCGAGCCGAAGAGCGAGGCCGCGTCGACGTTCACGCTCGAGGAGGTCGCGACGATCGTGAGCCAGTCGCGCATCGAGGGCGTGCTCGACGACGCCGCCGGCACGGTCGCAGCGGCGCTCGAGTTCACCGACAAGAAGGCGAAGGCGATCGCAGTGCCGCTCGGCGAACTCGTGACGCTGCCCGAGACGACGACGCCCGACGAGATCGAGCGCGCAGTCGCGAAGCACGGCTTCTCGCGGTACGTGATCGTCGACGATTCGGGTGAGCCGGTCGGCTATGTGCACCTCAAGGACGTGCTCCGTGTCGCGGAGGGTCCGGAGGCGGCGGTCGGCGCGGCCGCGCAGATCCCGGCGAAGCGCGTCCACCACATGGTGCCGGTGCTCGAGACGACCGACCTCGAGGACGCGCTCGCGCTCATGCGCCGTGCCGGACGCCACCTCGCCCAGGTGCGCGACGCGAACGGACGCACGACCGCGGTGCTCTTCCTCGAGGACATCATCGAGGAGCTCATCGGCGAGGTGCAGGACGCGACGCGCCGCGGGCGGCGCTGA
- a CDS encoding thiamine-binding protein — MLVAFSVAPSGTGRADGSVHDAVAAAVRVVRESGLPHRTTSMFTEIEGEWDEVFDVVRRATDAVLPFGSRVSLVLKADMRPGWTGELDGKVERLERALEEGDTVAE; from the coding sequence ATGCTCGTCGCCTTCTCCGTCGCACCGAGCGGCACCGGACGCGCGGACGGATCCGTGCACGACGCGGTCGCGGCTGCGGTGCGGGTCGTGCGGGAGTCCGGACTGCCGCACCGGACGACGTCGATGTTCACCGAGATCGAGGGGGAGTGGGACGAGGTGTTCGATGTGGTCAGGCGAGCGACGGATGCCGTGCTCCCGTTCGGGTCGCGCGTCTCGCTCGTGCTCAAGGCCGACATGCGACCCGGCTGGACCGGCGAGCTCGACGGCAAGGTCGAGCGGCTCGAGCGCGCGCTCGAGGAGGGCGACACGGTGGCCGAATAA
- a CDS encoding NADH:flavin oxidoreductase/NADH oxidase: MSILFSPLTVGPKTARNRLWVSPMCQYSAVDGMPQEWHHTHLVQFASGGAGIVMTEATAVSPEGRISPDDTGIWSNAHRDAWVPIVTAIRTRGALAGMQLAHAGRKASTSSPLSGQRGTVPRAQGGWQTVAPSAIPFDGYATPVALDRDGIDRVVEDFAAAARRAVEAGFDVLEIHAAHGYLLHEFLSPLSNHRDDEYGGSLENRARLVLRVVGAVRDAAPDVALFVRFSAYDWADGGFTPDETATVVTWASERGADLFDISSGGLVAHQRLETGPGYQVRFAAHVRRVAGVPVNSVGMIDDAVRAEAILAAGDADAVMAGREWLRDPHYALRASIELGADIDYWPAQYLRARPARARTA; the protein is encoded by the coding sequence ATGAGCATTCTCTTCTCGCCCCTGACCGTCGGCCCGAAGACCGCGCGCAACCGCCTGTGGGTGTCGCCCATGTGTCAGTACAGCGCGGTCGACGGCATGCCGCAGGAGTGGCACCACACCCACCTCGTGCAGTTCGCGTCCGGCGGAGCGGGCATCGTCATGACGGAGGCGACCGCGGTGTCGCCTGAGGGGCGCATCTCGCCCGACGACACCGGGATCTGGAGCAACGCGCATCGCGACGCGTGGGTGCCGATCGTGACCGCCATCCGAACCCGCGGAGCTCTCGCGGGCATGCAGCTCGCCCACGCCGGTCGCAAAGCGTCGACATCGTCCCCGCTCAGCGGACAGCGCGGCACGGTCCCGCGCGCGCAGGGCGGATGGCAGACGGTCGCGCCCTCGGCGATCCCGTTCGACGGATACGCGACCCCCGTCGCGCTCGATCGCGACGGGATCGACCGCGTCGTCGAGGACTTCGCCGCCGCCGCGCGGCGCGCCGTCGAGGCCGGCTTCGATGTGCTCGAGATCCACGCGGCGCACGGCTACCTGCTGCACGAGTTCCTCTCCCCGCTCTCCAATCATCGCGACGACGAGTACGGCGGATCGCTCGAGAACCGCGCGCGGCTCGTGCTGCGCGTGGTCGGGGCCGTCCGCGACGCCGCTCCCGACGTCGCCCTCTTCGTACGGTTCTCCGCGTACGACTGGGCCGACGGCGGATTCACCCCCGACGAGACGGCGACGGTCGTGACCTGGGCGTCCGAGCGCGGCGCCGACCTCTTCGACATCTCCAGCGGCGGGCTCGTCGCCCACCAGCGGCTCGAGACCGGGCCGGGGTACCAGGTGCGGTTCGCCGCCCACGTGCGGCGCGTCGCCGGCGTGCCGGTGAACTCCGTCGGGATGATCGACGACGCGGTGCGGGCCGAGGCGATCCTCGCCGCGGGCGACGCCGACGCGGTCATGGCCGGACGCGAGTGGCTGCGCGACCCGCACTACGCGCTCCGCGCGTCGATCGAGCTCGGCGCCGACATCGACTACTGGCCGGCCCAGTACCTGCGGGCGCGGCCGGCACGCGCGCGCACCGCCTGA
- a CDS encoding IMP dehydrogenase gives MEFYGDRPDVDLTYSDVFLVPRRSTVASRLDVDLSPGDGTTARLPIVSANMNSVTGARLAATLARRGGLGVLPQDMPLQELDAAIRWVKAQPVPWDTPLVLPPDATVADAARLLPATQGYGIVVAESPAGTGPRLEGGAVDTRSPSTGLHADDILGVVPATRLGTALPDARLGDIARGRSASIDAEDVQSGRQAFDLLVAADADVVCVLRHGVLVGTLSRRSALRSSLYRPAVDASGRLIVAAAVGINGDVAAKARALAAAGVDVLVVDTAHGHQENMLAALRTIADLDLGIPLAAGNIVTAEGVHDLVTSGASILKVGVGPGAMCTTRMMTAVGRPQFSAVLETAEAARLMGAHVWADGGVRYPRDVALALAAGASSVMIGSWFAGTIEAPGELLVDGEGRAYKESWGMASTKAVHERFGRLDPYELARKELFAEGISSSKIFLDPLRPGIEDLLDMITSGVRSSFTYAGAATVPEFHERARVGLQSAAGYEEGKALPVSW, from the coding sequence ATGGAGTTCTACGGAGACCGCCCCGACGTCGACCTGACGTATTCGGACGTGTTCCTCGTCCCTCGGCGGTCGACGGTCGCGAGCCGGCTCGACGTGGACCTGTCGCCGGGCGACGGCACGACGGCCAGGCTCCCGATCGTCTCGGCCAACATGAACTCGGTGACGGGGGCGCGCCTGGCGGCGACGCTCGCGCGCCGCGGCGGCCTCGGCGTTCTGCCGCAGGACATGCCGCTGCAGGAGCTCGACGCGGCCATCCGGTGGGTGAAGGCGCAGCCCGTTCCGTGGGACACGCCCCTCGTGCTGCCGCCCGACGCGACGGTGGCCGACGCTGCGCGCCTGCTTCCCGCGACTCAGGGCTACGGCATCGTCGTGGCGGAGTCGCCCGCCGGAACCGGTCCGCGGCTCGAGGGCGGAGCCGTCGACACGAGGTCGCCGAGCACCGGCCTGCACGCCGACGACATCCTCGGGGTCGTGCCGGCGACGCGGCTCGGCACCGCTCTCCCCGACGCGCGGCTCGGTGACATCGCGCGCGGGCGCTCGGCGTCGATCGACGCGGAGGATGTCCAGAGCGGCCGCCAGGCGTTCGACCTGCTGGTCGCGGCGGATGCCGACGTCGTGTGCGTCCTGCGCCACGGCGTGCTCGTCGGCACGCTCTCCCGCCGCAGCGCGCTGCGCTCATCGCTCTACCGTCCCGCGGTCGACGCGTCCGGCCGCCTCATCGTCGCGGCCGCGGTCGGCATCAACGGCGACGTCGCCGCGAAGGCCCGCGCGCTCGCGGCGGCGGGCGTCGACGTGCTCGTCGTCGACACCGCCCACGGGCACCAGGAGAACATGCTCGCGGCGCTGCGCACGATCGCCGACCTCGACCTCGGCATCCCGCTGGCGGCGGGCAACATCGTCACGGCGGAGGGCGTGCACGACCTCGTGACGTCCGGCGCGAGCATCCTGAAGGTCGGCGTGGGCCCGGGCGCGATGTGCACGACCCGCATGATGACCGCGGTCGGCCGTCCACAGTTCTCCGCCGTGCTCGAGACCGCCGAGGCCGCGCGACTCATGGGCGCGCACGTGTGGGCCGACGGCGGGGTGCGGTACCCGCGCGACGTCGCGCTCGCGCTCGCGGCGGGAGCCTCGTCGGTCATGATCGGGTCGTGGTTCGCCGGCACGATCGAGGCGCCCGGCGAGCTGCTCGTCGACGGCGAGGGCCGCGCGTACAAGGAGTCGTGGGGCATGGCGTCGACCAAGGCGGTGCATGAGCGGTTCGGGCGGCTCGACCCGTACGAGCTCGCGCGCAAGGAGCTCTTCGCCGAGGGTATCTCGTCGTCGAAGATCTTCCTCGATCCGCTGCGTCCCGGTATCGAGGACCTGCTCGACATGATCACGTCGGGTGTGCGCTCGTCGTTCACGTACGCGGGTGCGGCGACCGTGCCGGAGTTCCACGAGCGCGCCCGCGTCGGCCTGCAGTCCGCAGCCGGGTACGAGGAGGGCAAGGCGCTCCCCGTCAGCTGGTGA
- a CDS encoding glycosyltransferase 87 family protein: MSRRAVLWIAFAIVHAGVAVLGWLLPNQPMGDVYLVYEPWSTRAVEGTGIVGITESWVYPHLALVPMVLAKAMSWLGGYEIAWAVVVTVVDALAFAALVGRGRSSGRWIAAWFWLVFIALLGPVGLYRLEGVTTPLALAACLWLFGRPALASVLLTVGMWIKVWPAALLASAVVAVRRRFAIAGTSIALSAVILLMVLAAGAGANALGFVAGQTDRGLQLEAPVSGYYVWRTVLGYDDSFIYYDRDVLTFQVTGPEVDTVIAAMTPVLAIAVVGVLVLGIVKMWRGATFAGLFPSLGLATVVAMILFNKVGSPQYLSWIIAPLALGLVLDRWHWWGPALLGLGTALLTQIVYPLTYGELLVASAFPTVVLTLRNLALAVLFVWAVVRVARTRTHPGMKRRDAASASASPKAAET, from the coding sequence GTGTCGAGGCGGGCGGTGCTGTGGATCGCGTTCGCGATCGTGCACGCCGGCGTCGCGGTTCTCGGATGGCTGCTCCCGAATCAGCCCATGGGCGACGTCTACCTCGTGTACGAGCCGTGGTCGACCCGTGCGGTCGAAGGCACGGGCATCGTCGGGATCACCGAGAGCTGGGTGTACCCGCACCTCGCGCTCGTGCCCATGGTGCTCGCGAAGGCGATGTCGTGGCTGGGTGGCTATGAGATCGCGTGGGCGGTCGTCGTCACGGTCGTGGACGCGCTCGCGTTCGCCGCCCTCGTCGGGCGCGGCAGATCGAGTGGCCGCTGGATCGCGGCGTGGTTCTGGCTCGTCTTCATCGCGCTGCTCGGCCCTGTCGGCCTCTACCGGCTCGAGGGCGTGACGACGCCGCTCGCGCTCGCGGCGTGTCTGTGGCTCTTCGGCAGGCCGGCGCTCGCGTCCGTGCTGCTCACGGTCGGCATGTGGATCAAGGTGTGGCCCGCCGCGCTGCTGGCGTCGGCGGTCGTCGCGGTCCGCCGTCGGTTCGCGATCGCGGGCACGTCGATCGCGCTGTCGGCGGTCATCCTGCTGATGGTGCTCGCCGCGGGCGCGGGCGCGAACGCCCTCGGCTTCGTCGCGGGCCAGACCGATCGGGGACTGCAGCTCGAAGCGCCGGTGAGCGGCTACTACGTGTGGCGCACGGTCCTCGGGTACGACGACTCGTTCATCTACTACGACCGCGACGTCCTCACGTTCCAGGTGACCGGACCCGAGGTCGACACGGTCATCGCCGCGATGACCCCGGTCCTGGCGATCGCCGTGGTCGGCGTGCTCGTGCTGGGAATCGTGAAGATGTGGCGCGGAGCCACCTTCGCGGGTCTCTTCCCGTCGCTCGGCCTGGCCACGGTCGTCGCGATGATCCTCTTCAACAAGGTCGGGTCGCCCCAGTACCTCTCCTGGATCATCGCGCCGCTCGCCCTGGGCCTCGTGCTCGACCGCTGGCACTGGTGGGGTCCCGCGCTGCTCGGACTCGGCACCGCCCTCCTCACCCAGATCGTCTACCCCCTGACCTACGGCGAGCTGCTCGTCGCGTCGGCGTTTCCGACCGTCGTGCTCACCCTGCGCAACCTCGCGCTCGCGGTGCTGTTCGTCTGGGCGGTCGTGCGGGTCGCGCGAACGCGCACGCACCCAGGCATGAAGCGGCGGGACGCGGCATCCGCATCGGCCTCGCCGAAGGCCGCCGAAACCTGA